From a single Labrus bergylta chromosome 14, fLabBer1.1, whole genome shotgun sequence genomic region:
- the LOC109996432 gene encoding microfibrillar-associated protein 3-like yields the protein MKHHLAHLLLPVLLLCCCTADRAHNKSETWPAQLASILFSGSIVAKEGSSTLLKCNVTAGPDGVKWFNHKGALMGEDAGGKWQIEKDGALNITVVSFEDRGRYTCVASSVAGGTGNCTVILRVAHNDSGLGLYFVCICLVTFSITMVLNVARLCMVSSHLKKTEKAINEFFRTEGAEKLQKAFEVAKRIPIVTSAKTLELAKVTQYKTMEFARHMEEFARSIPLPPLILNCRTFAEEGVETETPGLQSAEQLRNRQAIGPPSSDRAGGEEDEDEEDEDEEEEVRQALLSSEGKANDGGGVDVKVSVHVVSETLDGQN from the exons ATGAAACACCACCTGGCACACCTGCTCCTCCCCgtcctgctgctctgctgctgcacgGCCGACAGAGCGCACAACAAGTCGGAGACATGGCCGGCACAGCTGGCCAGCATCCTCTTCAGCGGGAGCATCGTGGCGAAGGAGGGATCCAGCACGCTGCTGAAGTGTAATGTGACCGCGGGCCCCGATGGCGTCAAGTGGTTCAACCATAAAGGAGCTCTGATGGGAGAGGAcgcag GCGGGAAGTGGCAGATTGAGAAAGACGGCGCCCTGAACATCACCGTGGTCTCCTTTGAGGACCGCGGCCGCTACACCTGCGTCGCCTCCAGCGTTGCAGGAGGGACCGGTAACTGCACCGTCATCCTGCGTGTGGCCCACAATGACAGCGGCTTAGGGCTGTACTTCGTCTGCATCTGCTTGGTGACCTTCAGCATCACCATGGTCCTGAACGTGGCGCGGCTCTGCATGGTCAGCAGCCACCTGAAGAAGACGGAGAAAGCCATCAACGAGTTCTTCCGCACGGAGGGAGCGGAGAAGCTGCAGAAGGCATTCGAGGTCGCCAAGCGCATTCCCATCGTCACCTCGGCCAAGACGCTGGAGCTCGCCAAGGTCACCCAGTACAAGACCATGGAGTTTGCCCGGCACATGGAGGAGTTCGCGCGGAGCATCCCCCTGCCGCCGCTCATCCTCAACTGCCGCACGTTCGCAGAGGAGGGCGTGGAGACGGAGACGCCGGGGCTTCAGTCGGCGGAGCAGCTCAGGAACAGACAAGCTATCGGCCCGCCCTCCTCTGACAGAGCGGGAggcgaggaggacgaggacgaggaggacgaggacgaggaggaggaggtgcgtCAGGCTCTGCTGTCAAGTGAAGGCAAAGCGAACGATGGAGGAGGCGTTGATGTCAAAGTGTCGGTCCATGTCGTTTCTGAGACGCTCGACGGTCAGAATTAA